In Anabrus simplex isolate iqAnaSimp1 chromosome 4, ASM4041472v1, whole genome shotgun sequence, a single genomic region encodes these proteins:
- the LOC136872087 gene encoding aspartate aminotransferase, mitochondrial-like — MTDASNSGIAGALCQRYEQGNLGIVSLASRGLSTAERRYTTSEQELLAVVYSLEKFRIYILGHSFEIHTDHNALVFMKTCKLASNRMSRWILAIQEYDPKVVHVKGTDNVLADYLSRNISVTADEVSTDFSENILVCADKYDECREERRKLSKMKLEQGQYEELCDILSELEATEPDTIVEKGNMRYKLLSGLVARICHKDCGYWGASRISVHGMSSIKNWWDKVEMGPMDPILGLNEMFARDKNPKKVNVGVGAYRDDAGKPFLLPSVLEAEKRIAAKNTNKEYAPIAGFAEFCALSVSLALGEDSEHVRNGLTATVQGISGTGSLRLGTEFLKKYFPGNKVAYMPAPTWANHIPVFRHAGIEIQYYRYLDTKSGSFDFKGALDDIGVIPEGSIILFHACAHNPTGVDPSQDQWIELSKAVKKRNLFVFFDMAYQGFATGDLVKDAFAVRHFVREGHCIALAQSYAKNMGLYGERAGAFTLVCSNKEEQERVLSQLKIIIRALYSNPPIHGALVVMEILSDHKLKARWIDDMNTMSSRITAMRSKLVENLKKEGSTRNWSHIVNQTGMFCFSGLNEAQVERLIKEHSIYLTKDGRISVVGITSNNVAYLAKCIHEVTK; from the exons ATGACGGACGCGTCTAATTCAGGTATAGCTGGTGCTCTCTGTCAGCGTTATGAACAAGGTAATCTAGGCATTGTTTCCCTGGCAAGTCGAGGACTTAGCACAGCGGAACGGCGGTATACTACGAGCGAACAGGAACTTTTAGCGGTTGTTTATTCTTTAGAGAAATTCCGCATTTACATTTTAGGCCATTCTTTTGAGATCCATACAGATCATAATGCTCTTGTCTTTATGAAAACGTGTAAGTTAGCCTCCAACAGGATGTCACGCTGGATTCTGGCGATACAGGAGTATGACCCTAAAGTTGTTCATGTTAAGGGTACTGATAATGTGTTAGCTGACTATTTGAGTCGGAATATTTCTGTGACAGCTGACGAGGTCAGCACTGATTTTAGTGAGAATATCTTGGTATGTGCTGATAAGTATGACGAATGTagagaggagagaaggaaactctcgaagatgaaattggaacagggacagtatgaggagttgtgtgatattttATCTGAGTTAGAGGCTACTGAGCCTGACACTATtgtggaaaaagggaatatgaggtataaacttctgagtggtttagtagctcgcatatgtcataaggat TGTGGATACTGGGGTGCCTCTAGAATTAGTGTCCACGGAATGTCGTCAATAAAGAATTGGTGGGATAAAGTGGAAATGGGGCCAATGGACCCCATACTTGGTCTTAACGAGATGTTCGCTAGGGATAAGAATCCCAAGAAGGTTAATGTTGGTGTAGGAGCATATCGCGATGATGCCGGAAAACCCTTTCTCTTACCGTCGGTCCTCGAAGCAGAGAAACGCATAGCAGCTAAAAATACTAACAAGGAGTACGCACCTATTGCTGGCTTTGCCGAGTTTTGTGCTCTTAGCGTTTCGCTAGCGTTGGGAGAAGATAGTGAACATGTTAGGAATGGCCTCACTGCCACAGTCCAAGGGATATCAGGCACCGGTTCTCTACGTCTCGGCACGGAATTTTTGAAGAAATACTTCCCTGGTAACAAAGTAGCATATATGCCAGCACCGACTTGGGCAAACCATATTCCCGTCTTCAGACACGCTGGTATTGAGATACAGTATTATCGATATTTAGACACCAAGAGTGGTAGTTTTGATTTTAAAGGTGCTCTAGATGACATTGGAGTCATTCCAGAGGGATCTATCATTCTGTTTCATGCCTGTGCTCATAATCCAACTGGAGTTGATCCATCCCAGGACCAATGGATAGAACTGTCAAAAGCAGTTAAGAAGAGAAATCTGTTCGTATTTTTCGATATGGCCTATCAAGGTTTTGCTACGGGAGATTTAGTAAAAGATGCATTTGCGGTGAGACATTTTGTAAGGGAAGGCCATTGTATTGCATTAGCTCAGTCTTACGCTAAGAATATGGGACTTTATGGAGAAAGAGCTGGAGCATTTACGCTTGTGTGCAGTAACAAGGAGGAGCAGGAAAGAGTTTTGTCtcaactgaaaataataataagagcTTTGTACTCGAACCCACCTATCCACGGGGCCCTCGTTGTTATGGAAATTCTTTCAGATCACAAACTTAAAGCTAGATGGATAGATGATATGAATACTATGTCTTCTCGAATAACGGCAATGAGGTCGAAATTGGTTGAAAATCTAAAGAAAGAAGGCTCAACTCGTAACTGGTCACATATCGTGAATCAGACTGGTATGTTTTGCTTTTCTGGGCTTAATGAAGCACAGGTTGAACGCTTGATTAAAGAGCATAGCATTTATTTGACGAAGGATGGAAGGATATCCGTGGTCGGAATAACATCGAATAATGTTGCTTATCTTGCGAAATGTATTCATGAGGTGACGAAGTAG